A single Brassica rapa cultivar Chiifu-401-42 chromosome A04, CAAS_Brap_v3.01, whole genome shotgun sequence DNA region contains:
- the LOC103864956 gene encoding 3-hydroxyisobutyryl-CoA hydrolase 1 isoform X1 has product MGSEPHSQVLVEETSSVRILTLNRPKHLNALSLNMITRLLQLFLAYEEDPSVKLVILKGQGRAFCAGGDVPAIVRDIRLGKWRRSADFMSLGYNLHYVMATYCKAQVSILNGIVMGVGVCVHGRFRIATENTVFAMPETSLGIFPDVGASYFLSRLPGFFGEYVGLTGARLDGAEMLACGLATHFVPSTRLTALEADLCRVGSSDPVTYASTILDAYTQHPHPKQKSACHRLDVIDKCFSRRTVEEIISALEREATHKPDDWISATIGALKKASPASLKISLRSIREGRLQGLGQCLIRENRMVAHMMKGDISKDFVEGCRAILIDKDRNPKWDPRRLEDMKDNMVDKYFKRVEEEDGWEDLKLPPRKHLPASAIAKL; this is encoded by the exons atggGCTCTGAACCTCACTCTCAG GTTTTAGTGGAAGAGACATCAAGTGTAAGAATCTTGACACTAAACAGACCAAAGCATCTGAATGCTTTGTCATTGAACATG ATCACTCGGTTGCTGCAACTGTTCCTTGCGTATGAGGAGGACCCTAGTGTCAAACTTGTCATCCTAAAG GGTCAGGGAAGAGCGTTTTGTGCCGGTGGTGATGTTCCTGCTATTGTTCGTGACATCAGACTAGGCAAATGGAGACGCAGTGCTGATTTCATGTCACTTGGATATAATCTCCACTACGTTATGGCCACTTATTGTAAAGCTCAG GTTTCAATTTTGAATGGTATTGTCATGGGAGTTGGTGTCTGCGTCCATGGTCGATTTCGAATTGCAACAGAGAACACG GTTTTTGCCATGCCTGAGACATCTCTAGGGATATTTCCAGATGTAGGCGCCTCCTACTTCTTGTCAAGGCTCCCTGGATTTTTTg GAGAGTATGTTGGCCTCACTGGAGCTAGGTTAGATGGCGCTGAAATGCTTGCTTGTGGTCTTGCAACTCATTTTGTGCCTTCAACG AGGTTAACGGCCTTAGAAGCAGATCTTTGCAGAGTTGGTTCAAGTGATCCAGTTACCTATGCCTCAACAATTCTCGATGCATACACTCAACATCCACATCCGAAACAAAAGAGTGCTTGCCACAG GTTAGATGTTATTGATAAGTGCTTCTCGAGAAGAACAGTCGAAGAAATTATATCTGCACTT GAGAGAGAGGCAACTCATAAACCAGATGATTGGATCTCAGCTACCATTGGCGCATTGAAGAAAGCTTCACCAGCAAGCCTTAAAATCTCTCTTAGATCG ATAAGAGAAGGACGATTGCAAGGGTTGGGGCAGTGTCTTATCCGTGAGAATAGAATGGTGGCACATATGATGAAGGGAGATATAAGCAAAGATTTTGTGGAG GGGTGTAGAGCCATATTGATAGACAAAGATAGGAACCCAAAG TGGGATCCAAGGAGACTGGAGGATATGAAAGATAACATGGTAGATAAGTACTTCAAGAGAGTGGAAGAAGAGGATGGATGGGAGGATCTTAAGCTTCCACCAAGGAAACACTTGCCTGCTTCAGCGATCGCAAAGCTGTAA
- the LOC103864956 gene encoding 3-hydroxyisobutyryl-CoA hydrolase 1 isoform X3 yields MGSEPHSQVLVEETSSVRILTLNRPKHLNALSLNMITRLLQLFLAYEEDPSVKLVILKGQGRAFCAGGDVPAIVRDIRLGKWRRSADFMSLGYNLHYVMATYCKAQVSILNGIVMGVGVCVHGRFRIATENTVFAMPETSLGIFPDVGASYFLSRLPGFFGEYVGLTGARLDGAEMLACGLATHFVPSTRLTALEADLCRVGSSDPVTYASTILDAYTQHPHPKQKSACHRLDVIDKCFSRRTVEEIISALIREGRLQGLGQCLIRENRMVAHMMKGDISKDFVEGCRAILIDKDRNPKWDPRRLEDMKDNMVDKYFKRVEEEDGWEDLKLPPRKHLPASAIAKL; encoded by the exons atggGCTCTGAACCTCACTCTCAG GTTTTAGTGGAAGAGACATCAAGTGTAAGAATCTTGACACTAAACAGACCAAAGCATCTGAATGCTTTGTCATTGAACATG ATCACTCGGTTGCTGCAACTGTTCCTTGCGTATGAGGAGGACCCTAGTGTCAAACTTGTCATCCTAAAG GGTCAGGGAAGAGCGTTTTGTGCCGGTGGTGATGTTCCTGCTATTGTTCGTGACATCAGACTAGGCAAATGGAGACGCAGTGCTGATTTCATGTCACTTGGATATAATCTCCACTACGTTATGGCCACTTATTGTAAAGCTCAG GTTTCAATTTTGAATGGTATTGTCATGGGAGTTGGTGTCTGCGTCCATGGTCGATTTCGAATTGCAACAGAGAACACG GTTTTTGCCATGCCTGAGACATCTCTAGGGATATTTCCAGATGTAGGCGCCTCCTACTTCTTGTCAAGGCTCCCTGGATTTTTTg GAGAGTATGTTGGCCTCACTGGAGCTAGGTTAGATGGCGCTGAAATGCTTGCTTGTGGTCTTGCAACTCATTTTGTGCCTTCAACG AGGTTAACGGCCTTAGAAGCAGATCTTTGCAGAGTTGGTTCAAGTGATCCAGTTACCTATGCCTCAACAATTCTCGATGCATACACTCAACATCCACATCCGAAACAAAAGAGTGCTTGCCACAG GTTAGATGTTATTGATAAGTGCTTCTCGAGAAGAACAGTCGAAGAAATTATATCTGCACTT ATAAGAGAAGGACGATTGCAAGGGTTGGGGCAGTGTCTTATCCGTGAGAATAGAATGGTGGCACATATGATGAAGGGAGATATAAGCAAAGATTTTGTGGAG GGGTGTAGAGCCATATTGATAGACAAAGATAGGAACCCAAAG TGGGATCCAAGGAGACTGGAGGATATGAAAGATAACATGGTAGATAAGTACTTCAAGAGAGTGGAAGAAGAGGATGGATGGGAGGATCTTAAGCTTCCACCAAGGAAACACTTGCCTGCTTCAGCGATCGCAAAGCTGTAA
- the LOC103864956 gene encoding 3-hydroxyisobutyryl-CoA hydrolase 1 isoform X2 codes for MGSEPHSQVLVEETSSVRILTLNRPKHLNALSLNMITRLLQLFLAYEEDPSVKLVILKGQGRAFCAGGDVPAIVRDIRLGKWRRSADFMSLGYNLHYVMATYCKAQVSILNGIVMGVGVCVHGRFRIATENTVFAMPETSLGIFPDVGASYFLSRLPGFFGEYVGLTGARLDGAEMLACGLATHFVPSTRLTALEADLCRVGSSDPVTYASTILDAYTQHPHPKQKSACHRLDVIDKCFSRRTVEEIISALEREATHKPDDWISATIGALKKASPASLKISLRSIREGRLQGLGQCLIRENRMVAHMMKGDISKDFVEWDPRRLEDMKDNMVDKYFKRVEEEDGWEDLKLPPRKHLPASAIAKL; via the exons atggGCTCTGAACCTCACTCTCAG GTTTTAGTGGAAGAGACATCAAGTGTAAGAATCTTGACACTAAACAGACCAAAGCATCTGAATGCTTTGTCATTGAACATG ATCACTCGGTTGCTGCAACTGTTCCTTGCGTATGAGGAGGACCCTAGTGTCAAACTTGTCATCCTAAAG GGTCAGGGAAGAGCGTTTTGTGCCGGTGGTGATGTTCCTGCTATTGTTCGTGACATCAGACTAGGCAAATGGAGACGCAGTGCTGATTTCATGTCACTTGGATATAATCTCCACTACGTTATGGCCACTTATTGTAAAGCTCAG GTTTCAATTTTGAATGGTATTGTCATGGGAGTTGGTGTCTGCGTCCATGGTCGATTTCGAATTGCAACAGAGAACACG GTTTTTGCCATGCCTGAGACATCTCTAGGGATATTTCCAGATGTAGGCGCCTCCTACTTCTTGTCAAGGCTCCCTGGATTTTTTg GAGAGTATGTTGGCCTCACTGGAGCTAGGTTAGATGGCGCTGAAATGCTTGCTTGTGGTCTTGCAACTCATTTTGTGCCTTCAACG AGGTTAACGGCCTTAGAAGCAGATCTTTGCAGAGTTGGTTCAAGTGATCCAGTTACCTATGCCTCAACAATTCTCGATGCATACACTCAACATCCACATCCGAAACAAAAGAGTGCTTGCCACAG GTTAGATGTTATTGATAAGTGCTTCTCGAGAAGAACAGTCGAAGAAATTATATCTGCACTT GAGAGAGAGGCAACTCATAAACCAGATGATTGGATCTCAGCTACCATTGGCGCATTGAAGAAAGCTTCACCAGCAAGCCTTAAAATCTCTCTTAGATCG ATAAGAGAAGGACGATTGCAAGGGTTGGGGCAGTGTCTTATCCGTGAGAATAGAATGGTGGCACATATGATGAAGGGAGATATAAGCAAAGATTTTGTGGAG TGGGATCCAAGGAGACTGGAGGATATGAAAGATAACATGGTAGATAAGTACTTCAAGAGAGTGGAAGAAGAGGATGGATGGGAGGATCTTAAGCTTCCACCAAGGAAACACTTGCCTGCTTCAGCGATCGCAAAGCTGTAA
- the LOC103864957 gene encoding tropinone reductase homolog At2g30670, whose product MLNVSILRNVTSYVRIFDSLRLYMLCDLWSFLLTTKQNMDNRWSLEGMTALVTGGASGIGHAIVEELASFGARIHVFDISETLLNQSLSEWEKKGFQVSGSICDVSSRPERETLMQTVSAIFDGKLSILVNNVAVVHTKPTTEYDANDFSFQISTNLESAYHLSQLSHPLLKASGFGSIVMISSVGGVVSMCCGSIYSLAKGALNQLAKNLACEWARDGIRINSVAPNFVNKTTMAKPFFKDADYEKSLLNRTPLGRAGEPNEVASLVAFLCLPAASYITGQTICVDGGLTVNGFSYQPKA is encoded by the exons aTGCTTAATGTTTCCATTCTCCGAAACGTCACTAGCTACGTACGTATATTTGATAGTCTTCGCCTATATATGCTATGTGATCTCTGGTCATTCCTACTCACAACCAAACAAAACATGGATAATAGATGGAGTCTTGAAGGTATGACTGCTCTTGTAACTGGTGGAGCCAGCGGGATCGG GCATGCCATAGTAGAGGAGCTAGCCAGTTTTGGAGCTAGAATCCATGTGTTCGACATATCTGAAACACTGCTCAATCAGAGTTTAAGCGAATGGGAAAAGAAAGGGTTTCAAGTGAGTGGTTCCATATGTGATGTATCCTCTCGTCCCGAGAGAGAAACACTTATGCAAACCGTCTCAGCGATATTTGATGGCAAGCTGAGTATACTT GTGAACAACGTTGCCGTGGTTCACACTAAGCCAACAACCGAATATGACGCAAACGATTTCTCGTTCCAAATTTCAACAAACTTGGAATCTGCTTATCATCTTAGCCAGCTTTCACATCCTCTCCTCAAGGCTTCTGGATTTGGAAGCATTGTCATGATTTCCTCTGTTGGAGGGGTTGTATCAATGTGCTGTGGATCCATCTATAGTCTGGCGAAAG GAGCTTTGAATCAACTAGCCAAAAATTTGGCGTGTGAATGGGCAAGAGATGGCATAAGGATCAACTCTGTTGCTCCTAATTTTGTCAACAAAACTACTATGGCTAAACCT TTTTTCAAAGACGCTGATTACGAGAAGAGTTTGTTAAACAGAACTCCACTTGGTCGGGCTGGAGAGCCAAACGAGGTAGCATCACTTGTGGCTTTCCTGTGTTTACCTGCAGCTTCATATATTACTGGTCAGACCATTTGTGTTGATGGAGGTCTCACTGTCAATGGTTTCTCCTATCAGCCAAAGGCTTGA
- the LOC103864958 gene encoding beta-glucosidase 15 isoform X1, whose product MRGEYLSLLVLIVLASSEVLAKNNSSTPKLRRSDFPEDFVFGSATSAYQIEGAAHEDGRGPSIWDTFSEKYPERINDGSNGSVADDSYHLYKEDVALLHQIGFNAYRFSISWSRILPRGNLKGGINQAGIDYYNNLINELLSKGIKPFVTIFHWDTPQSLEDAYGGFLGAKVVNDFRDYADICFKNFGDRVKHWMTLNEPLAVVQQGYVAGGLAPGRCSKFTNPNCTGGDGATEPYIVGHNLILAHGAAVKVYREKYKASQKGQVGIALNAGWYLPYTESAEDRLAVARVMAFTIDYFLEPLVTGKYPVDMVNNVKGGRLPTFTAKQSKMLKGSYDFIGINYYSSAYAKDVPCSNENVTLFSDPCASVTGQFSHHPSYFYHFKINKSKFYKQSMLTGEREGVPIGPKAASDWILIYPKGIRDLLLYAKYKFKDPVMYITENGRDEFNTGKIFLNDGDRIDYYARHLEMVRDAISIGANVKGFFAWSLLDNFEWVNGYTVRFGLVYVDFKDGCKRYPKKSADWFKKFLNQKKNS is encoded by the exons atgagAGGAGAATATCTTTCTTTACTAGTGCTCATTGTCTTGGCCTCCAGTGAAGTACTTGCCAAGAACAACTCTTCAACACCTAAATTAAGAAGAAGTGATTTTCCAGAAGATTTCGTTTTTGGGTCTGCAACATCTGCTTACCAg ATTGAAGGAGCTGCCCATGAAGATGGTAGAGGACCCAGTATATGGGATACATTCTCTGAAAAATACCCAG AGAGGATAAATGATGGTAGCAATGGGTCTGTTGCAGATGACTCTTACCATCTTTACAAG GAAGATGTGGCTTTATTGCATCAAATTGGCTTCAATGCTTACAGATTCTCTATCTCATGGTCGAGAATATTGCCTC GAGGGAATCTAAAAGGAGGAATTAACCAGGCTGGTATTGACTATTACAACAACTTGATCAATGAGCTTTTGTCCAAAG GAATTAAGCCCTTTGTCACCATTTTCCATTGGGACACACCACAAAGCCTTGAAGATGCTTACGGTGGATTCCTTGGCGCAAAAGTTGT AAACGATTTCCGCGATTATGCGGATATTTGCTTTAAGAATTTTGGAGATAGAGTGAAGCACTGGATGACATTGAACGAACCACTGGCTGTGGTGCAACAAGGGTATGTTGCAGGTGGATTGGCTCCAGGAAGATGTTCCAAATTCACAAACCCTAATTGCACAGGCGGAGATGGAGCCACCGAGCCTTATATAGTGGGTCACAATCTCATCCTTGCTCATGGAGCCGCCGTAAAAGTCTACAGAGAAAAATACAAG GCATCTCAAAAAGGTCAAGTTGGTATCGCTCTGAACGCGGGTTGGTACTTGCCGTATACAGAATCAGCCGAAGATAGGTTAGCTGTGGCACGAGTCATGGCATTCACAATTGACTACTTTCTGGAGCCACTTGTGACTGGTAAATACCCAGTGGACATGGTCAACAACGTAAAAGGCGGTCGTTTGCCTacgttcacagcaaaacaatcTAAGATGCTAAAGGGCTCATATGATTTCATTGGAATTAATTATTACTCTTCTGCTTATGCAAAAGATGTCCCCTGCTCTAACGAAAATGTTACACTCTTCTCTGATCCTTGTGCCAGCGTCACAGGTCAGTTTTCGCATCATCCAAGTtacttttatcattttaaaataaataaatcgaaATTTTACAAGCAAAGTATGTTAACAGGTGAAAGAGAAGGAGTTCCCATCGGTCCAAAG gcTGCATCAGATTGGATTTTGATATATCCAAAGGGAATTCGTGATCTTCTCCTCTATGCAAAATACAAGTTCAAAGATCCAGTCATGTACATAACCGAAAATG GTAGAGATGAATTTAATACCGGTAAAATATTTCTTAACGACGGCGACAGAATCGATTACTATGCTCGACATCTTGAGATGGTTCGAGACGCGATCTC gATTGGAGCTAATGTGAAGGGATTTTTTGCGTGGTCGTTGTTGGACAACTTCGAATGGGTAAATGGATATACCGTTCGTTTCGGGCTGGTTTACGTCGATTTCAAAGATGGATGTAAGAGATACCCCAAAAAATCAGCTGATTGGTTCAAAAAGTTTttgaatcaaaagaaaaacagtTGA
- the LOC103864958 gene encoding beta-glucosidase 15 isoform X2, with translation MRGEYLSLLVLIVLASSEVLAKNNSSTPKLRRSDFPEDFVFGSATSAYQIEGAAHEDGRGPSIWDTFSEKYPERINDGSNGSVADDSYHLYKEDVALLHQIGFNAYRFSISWSRILPRGNLKGGINQAGIDYYNNLINELLSKGIKPFVTIFHWDTPQSLEDAYGGFLGAKVVNDFRDYADICFKNFGDRVKHWMTLNEPLAVVQQGYVAGGLAPGRCSKFTNPNCTGGDGATEPYIVGHNLILAHGAAVKVYREKYKASQKGQVGIALNAGWYLPYTESAEDRLAVARVMAFTIDYFLEPLVTGKYPVDMVNNVKGGRLPTFTAKQSKMLKGSYDFIGINYYSSAYAKDVPCSNENVTLFSDPCASVTGEREGVPIGPKAASDWILIYPKGIRDLLLYAKYKFKDPVMYITENGRDEFNTGKIFLNDGDRIDYYARHLEMVRDAISIGANVKGFFAWSLLDNFEWVNGYTVRFGLVYVDFKDGCKRYPKKSADWFKKFLNQKKNS, from the exons atgagAGGAGAATATCTTTCTTTACTAGTGCTCATTGTCTTGGCCTCCAGTGAAGTACTTGCCAAGAACAACTCTTCAACACCTAAATTAAGAAGAAGTGATTTTCCAGAAGATTTCGTTTTTGGGTCTGCAACATCTGCTTACCAg ATTGAAGGAGCTGCCCATGAAGATGGTAGAGGACCCAGTATATGGGATACATTCTCTGAAAAATACCCAG AGAGGATAAATGATGGTAGCAATGGGTCTGTTGCAGATGACTCTTACCATCTTTACAAG GAAGATGTGGCTTTATTGCATCAAATTGGCTTCAATGCTTACAGATTCTCTATCTCATGGTCGAGAATATTGCCTC GAGGGAATCTAAAAGGAGGAATTAACCAGGCTGGTATTGACTATTACAACAACTTGATCAATGAGCTTTTGTCCAAAG GAATTAAGCCCTTTGTCACCATTTTCCATTGGGACACACCACAAAGCCTTGAAGATGCTTACGGTGGATTCCTTGGCGCAAAAGTTGT AAACGATTTCCGCGATTATGCGGATATTTGCTTTAAGAATTTTGGAGATAGAGTGAAGCACTGGATGACATTGAACGAACCACTGGCTGTGGTGCAACAAGGGTATGTTGCAGGTGGATTGGCTCCAGGAAGATGTTCCAAATTCACAAACCCTAATTGCACAGGCGGAGATGGAGCCACCGAGCCTTATATAGTGGGTCACAATCTCATCCTTGCTCATGGAGCCGCCGTAAAAGTCTACAGAGAAAAATACAAG GCATCTCAAAAAGGTCAAGTTGGTATCGCTCTGAACGCGGGTTGGTACTTGCCGTATACAGAATCAGCCGAAGATAGGTTAGCTGTGGCACGAGTCATGGCATTCACAATTGACTACTTTCTGGAGCCACTTGTGACTGGTAAATACCCAGTGGACATGGTCAACAACGTAAAAGGCGGTCGTTTGCCTacgttcacagcaaaacaatcTAAGATGCTAAAGGGCTCATATGATTTCATTGGAATTAATTATTACTCTTCTGCTTATGCAAAAGATGTCCCCTGCTCTAACGAAAATGTTACACTCTTCTCTGATCCTTGTGCCAGCGTCACAG GTGAAAGAGAAGGAGTTCCCATCGGTCCAAAG gcTGCATCAGATTGGATTTTGATATATCCAAAGGGAATTCGTGATCTTCTCCTCTATGCAAAATACAAGTTCAAAGATCCAGTCATGTACATAACCGAAAATG GTAGAGATGAATTTAATACCGGTAAAATATTTCTTAACGACGGCGACAGAATCGATTACTATGCTCGACATCTTGAGATGGTTCGAGACGCGATCTC gATTGGAGCTAATGTGAAGGGATTTTTTGCGTGGTCGTTGTTGGACAACTTCGAATGGGTAAATGGATATACCGTTCGTTTCGGGCTGGTTTACGTCGATTTCAAAGATGGATGTAAGAGATACCCCAAAAAATCAGCTGATTGGTTCAAAAAGTTTttgaatcaaaagaaaaacagtTGA
- the LOC103864958 gene encoding beta-glucosidase 15 isoform X3: MKMVEDPVYGIHSLKNTQEDVALLHQIGFNAYRFSISWSRILPRGNLKGGINQAGIDYYNNLINELLSKGIKPFVTIFHWDTPQSLEDAYGGFLGAKVVNDFRDYADICFKNFGDRVKHWMTLNEPLAVVQQGYVAGGLAPGRCSKFTNPNCTGGDGATEPYIVGHNLILAHGAAVKVYREKYKASQKGQVGIALNAGWYLPYTESAEDRLAVARVMAFTIDYFLEPLVTGKYPVDMVNNVKGGRLPTFTAKQSKMLKGSYDFIGINYYSSAYAKDVPCSNENVTLFSDPCASVTGQFSHHPSYFYHFKINKSKFYKQSMLTGEREGVPIGPKAASDWILIYPKGIRDLLLYAKYKFKDPVMYITENGRDEFNTGKIFLNDGDRIDYYARHLEMVRDAISIGANVKGFFAWSLLDNFEWVNGYTVRFGLVYVDFKDGCKRYPKKSADWFKKFLNQKKNS; the protein is encoded by the exons ATGAAGATGGTAGAGGACCCAGTATATGGGATACATTCTCTGAAAAATACCCAG GAAGATGTGGCTTTATTGCATCAAATTGGCTTCAATGCTTACAGATTCTCTATCTCATGGTCGAGAATATTGCCTC GAGGGAATCTAAAAGGAGGAATTAACCAGGCTGGTATTGACTATTACAACAACTTGATCAATGAGCTTTTGTCCAAAG GAATTAAGCCCTTTGTCACCATTTTCCATTGGGACACACCACAAAGCCTTGAAGATGCTTACGGTGGATTCCTTGGCGCAAAAGTTGT AAACGATTTCCGCGATTATGCGGATATTTGCTTTAAGAATTTTGGAGATAGAGTGAAGCACTGGATGACATTGAACGAACCACTGGCTGTGGTGCAACAAGGGTATGTTGCAGGTGGATTGGCTCCAGGAAGATGTTCCAAATTCACAAACCCTAATTGCACAGGCGGAGATGGAGCCACCGAGCCTTATATAGTGGGTCACAATCTCATCCTTGCTCATGGAGCCGCCGTAAAAGTCTACAGAGAAAAATACAAG GCATCTCAAAAAGGTCAAGTTGGTATCGCTCTGAACGCGGGTTGGTACTTGCCGTATACAGAATCAGCCGAAGATAGGTTAGCTGTGGCACGAGTCATGGCATTCACAATTGACTACTTTCTGGAGCCACTTGTGACTGGTAAATACCCAGTGGACATGGTCAACAACGTAAAAGGCGGTCGTTTGCCTacgttcacagcaaaacaatcTAAGATGCTAAAGGGCTCATATGATTTCATTGGAATTAATTATTACTCTTCTGCTTATGCAAAAGATGTCCCCTGCTCTAACGAAAATGTTACACTCTTCTCTGATCCTTGTGCCAGCGTCACAGGTCAGTTTTCGCATCATCCAAGTtacttttatcattttaaaataaataaatcgaaATTTTACAAGCAAAGTATGTTAACAGGTGAAAGAGAAGGAGTTCCCATCGGTCCAAAG gcTGCATCAGATTGGATTTTGATATATCCAAAGGGAATTCGTGATCTTCTCCTCTATGCAAAATACAAGTTCAAAGATCCAGTCATGTACATAACCGAAAATG GTAGAGATGAATTTAATACCGGTAAAATATTTCTTAACGACGGCGACAGAATCGATTACTATGCTCGACATCTTGAGATGGTTCGAGACGCGATCTC gATTGGAGCTAATGTGAAGGGATTTTTTGCGTGGTCGTTGTTGGACAACTTCGAATGGGTAAATGGATATACCGTTCGTTTCGGGCTGGTTTACGTCGATTTCAAAGATGGATGTAAGAGATACCCCAAAAAATCAGCTGATTGGTTCAAAAAGTTTttgaatcaaaagaaaaacagtTGA